A window of Halopseudomonas sabulinigri genomic DNA:
TCAGGCGCTCTACTGCATTGCCGCCTCGCCGCGCTGCAGCGCCGCCATACTGCGGATTGATCTGGCCAGCGGCGCGCTCACCCGGCTGCGCGGTGACGACAGCAGCTTGCCAGCGGACGATCTGGCCCAGCCGCAACGCTTGCTGTATCTGAGCGAGGGCGGTGAAACCGCGCATGGCTTTTTCTACCCGCCGCGCAATAGCGCGCAATCGCCCACCCAGGCGCCGCCCTTGCTGGTCTTTACCCACGGCGGGCCGACCTCGGCCTGCTACCCGGTGCTGGATAATCGCATCCAGTTCTGGACCCAGCGCGGCTTTGCCGTGGTTGACCTCAACTACCGTGGCAGCACGGGCTATGGCCGCGCCTATCGCCAGCGTTTGCAGGGTGGCTGGGGCGTGGTGGATGTGCAGGATGTGTTGGCGGCTATCGAGCACCTTGGCCGCCAAGGCTGCATCGACCCACAGCGGGTGTTTATCCGCGGCTCCAGCGCTGGCGGCTACACCACGCTGTGCAGTCTGATCGCCGGGCCCCAGCGTTTTCGCGCCGCAGCCAGTTTGTATGGGGTGAGTGATCCGCTGCAGCTGCGCGCCGTGACCCACAAGTTTGAGGCCGATTACATCGACTGGCTGATCGGCGACCCCGAGACCCAGCCCAAACGTTACGTCGAGCGTTCACCCTTGGTGCAGGCCGATCGCATCCGCACGCCGGTGATCTTCTTTCAAGGCCTGCGCGACGCCGTGGTGCTGCCCAGCCAGACCGAACAGATGGTTGCCGCACTGGACGACAACGGCGTACCGGTACACAGCGTGACCTTCGCCGATGAACGCCACGGCTTCCGGCAGGCCGCGCATCTGACGCAGGTGCTGGAAGAGGAGTTGGCGTTTTATCAAGCGTGGTTGTAATGGGGCGCTGCCGTATCCCGCTGTTAGCCAGACGCCGCCTGCTGGCGTTGGTTGGCCTCGTGCAGCGCGGCAAACTCGGCCATGCCTAACGCTGCGATCAGGTTCTGCTGGTCATCCAGAATCTCGTACATCACGCCACTGGTGCCGCGAATGCTGAACAGCACTACTGTGCCGCCATCGCCGCCGCATTCCCGGTGTGGCGTGCTGTCGGCGGCGCTCACCGTATAGCTGCCGGTGGGCCGTATCTCCTTGAGGTCGCCGTTGGCGTGATAGAGGTGATGCTCGCCGCTGATCACAAAGGTGTGATTCAGCGCGCAGTGGCGGTGCAGGACGATCGGGTCGTGCGCGCGGAAATGAAAGATTACATCTACCAACTGATTGGCTTGGTCGATGTTCAGAATGCTGTAAGAGAAATTCTCGAAGCCGGGCAACTGGCTCCAGTGAATCTGGCGGTCGTCAAAGTGTTGCATGCGGGTGTGCCTCTTGTTGGTGTGATTTCCCTGGTTGGCGGGTGGCTCAGCGACCGGGCGACCAGTCGCTGACAATAATCTGGCCGGCGGCCGCCCTTTGCGCCTTGGCGGCCTGCTTGCGCGCGCTGATGCTGGCCACGCACTGATCCTGGTTGTTCAGAATCACGATGCACTCCAGGCATTGAATGCACTCCTCGTAGTCGATGGCGCCGCTGCGCTTGATAGCGCCGATCTCGCATTTGTTGTGGCAGTGCTGGCAGGGCTTGCCGCAGGCATCGATGCGCGTCAGCCAGGAGAACAGCCGCAGCCGCCCGAGTATCGCCAGCCCGGCACCGAGCGGGCACACATAACGACAGTAGAACTTGTGCACAAACAGGCCGAGCCCGAGCAGCAGCAAGGCATAGAGTACAAAGGGCCAGCTGCGCACAAAGAGCAGGGTGATCGAGGTTTTAAATGGCTCGACCTCGGCCAACCGCTCGGCCAGTGTCAAGGAGTAGAAAGCGGTCGGTAGCAGGGCAATCAGGATCAGATACTTGAGCCATTGCAGGCGCTGGTGCATGCGTTCGCTGATCTTCCATTGCCTCAGCTTGAGCCGCTTGGCTAGCCAGCCGACCATCTCCTGCAGGGCGCCGAACGGGCATAGCCAGCCACAGAACAGCCCTCTGCCCCAGATGAACAGGCTGGCAAAGGTAAACACCCAGAGGCAGAAAATCACCGGGTCCATCAGGAATACGGTCAGGTCGAAGCCGTGCCAGAGCGCGAGCAGCAGGGTGAAGATATTCACTACCGACAGCTGCCCTTGGGCGTAAAAACCGATAAAAAACAGGGTGAACAGTAAAAAACCGGCACGAAACCAATGAAAGCCTCGGCTGTGTTCGCTGATCTGCCGCTGTTTGACAAACACCACGGTGAGCAGCGTCAGCGCCGCCGCCAGCAGGCACAGTTGCCAGGCACGTTGCTGCCACATGCGCAGCCAGACCGGCGTAGCTTTGGCTGCTATCACCTGCGCCTGTATATCGAACAGCGTTGGGTCGAGCGTCAGCGCCTGACGGAACTGGCTTTGCTGCTCGATCAGCGGATTGCGTCGCAAGCTGACGTTGAGCTGCAGCGCCGCCGGCGCCAGCGGGTTGAACGCCGCGTGGGTTTTGATGCGGAAGATATTGGCGTGTAAATCGCGCTCTGGGGTGTTGATCAGCTCCAGCAACGCGCCGTTGTTGAAGTTCATGTCGTGCAGCTCTATCGCCTTGCCGTTTTGCAGCAGGTTGAGGCGGCTGGGCGCGGTGGCCGGGATAAAATCTGGCGGTACATGCGTGTAGCTGCCGCGCGACATCACCAGCAGTGCTTGCTCGTTAGCTTCCAATTCACTCATCAGTTGCGTAAAGCGCGTCTCACCCAGCAGGTTTCGGCCAATGCTGGGCGCGTTCAGATAGGCGAAGTAGAGCTCGCTGAAGGGCGCTTGCGCATCGCCCGCAACATCGGGATAAAGCGCCAGCGAGTGGCCCAATTGCTGTTCGACTGTCTCGCGGCGTAATATCCAGTGCTGCACATAACCGCGCTCGAGCAGTTGCTGCCAGCTCAGTGGCTGGAACAGCTCGGCACGAGCGATGGCCTGCGGCCCTTGCGCGAACTCTGGGAGCAGCGCGCGGGCCACGGTCATCGCCGATTGCAGTACCGTCTCATTGAGAATTACCACCGAGACCGTGGCCTTGCTGACGCCATCGATATAACCGAGGCTGTCGCCTTCTACCGCGTTGCCGTGGGCGCTACCCACCAGAATCGGCGTGGCGATATTGCGGCCAGCGTACTGGGCGGCAAAGTCGAACAGCGGTTGCTCCCCCAGCCCGTGCAGAAAGACCGGTTCGTGATGCTCCAGCACGCTGACGCCGGTCAGCTTGCCGCTGGGCGTCATGCCGATCAGCAGGCGAATCGGCTTGCCGGAAAAACCCTGCAGGCTGGAGTAGTCGGTCGACTCAAAGGCATACCCCAGCAGCGCGTCGAGCTGGTAGGCCTGATACACCGGCGGCTCGCCCTGTTTGGGCTCGATGCGGGTGGCGCTGGGAAACAGCGCCTGCACCGCCTGTTCCACGCTCTGCGTGCGCGGCTCCACATTGGCCTGTAAGGGCGTGGCGGTTACCCAGCACAGCAGCGCCATCAGTAAAGCGCGAAGAGTTGAATGGGTGCAGGCAGGCATGGGTCTGGCCCCGGCTTTTTATGATTTGCTCCATGCTATCCAGCCATCTGCTGCCAGCCATGCCACTTAGGGCCTGATGCACCGCTACTTCAGTCTTATAGCCGCCGGTTTCGGCTTAAAAAGGGCAGGGCTTTAGGGTAGGCTGCGGGAATGCCGGGCGGCGCTGCAGTGCTGCCTTCAGGCGATCCATTACAAGAACAACAGCGGTGCAAAATCCATGAGTTACGATATCAGCCAGCTGCGCAAATTCGTCACGCCGGAAATCATCTTCGGCGCCGGCGCGCGCAAGACCGTGGCCAATTACGCCACCACCTTTGGCGCCAAGAAAGTTCTGCTGGTGTCCGATCCTGGTGTACAGGCGGTTGGTTGGGTAGTGGATGTGGAAGAAAGCCTGCAAGCGCAGGGCATCGACTACGTGCTGTTTACCCAGGTATCGGCCAATCCACGCACCGAAGAGGTGATGCACGGCGCCGAGGTGTACCGCGCGGCGGGCTGCAACGTGATTGTGGCGATTGGCGGCGGCAGCCCGATTGACTGCGCCAAGGCGATTGGCATTGCGGTGGCGCACGACCGCCACATTCTGGAGTTTGAGGGCGTAGACACCATCCGCGCGCCTATCCCGCCGCTGATCTGTATTCCCACCACCGCCGGCACGTCCGCCGACGTGTCGCAGTTCGTGATCATTTCCGATCAGCAGGAGAAGGTGAAGTTCTCGATCATCAGCAAGGCGGTAGTGCCGGACGTGTCGCTGATCGACCCGGAAACCACCTCGACCATGGACCCCTTCCTGTCGGCCTGTACCGGGGTGGATGCCATGGTGCACGCCATTGAAGCCTTCGTCTCCACTGGCAGCGGCCCCATGACCGATGCCCACGCGCTGGAAGCCATGCGCCTGCTGAACAGCAACCTGGTGAAGATGATTCAAAACCCGCAGGACATCGCCCTGCGTGAGCAGGTGATGCTCGGCAGCCTGCAGGCCGGTCTGGCGTTCTCCAACGCGATTCTTGGCGCGGTACACGCCATGTCGCACAGCCTGGGTGGCTTTCTGGACCTGCCACACGGCCTGTGCAATGCGATTCTGGTGGAGCATGTGGTGGCCTTCAATTTCGACTCGGCACCGGATCGCTTCAAGGTGATTGCGCAAACGCTGGGGATCGATATTCGCGGGCTGAGCACGCCGCAGGTAAAACAGCGTCTGGTGCAGCATCTGATCGAGTTGAAGCAGGCGGTGGGCTTCCAGCAGACGCTGGCGATGCA
This region includes:
- a CDS encoding regulator — translated: MQHFDDRQIHWSQLPGFENFSYSILNIDQANQLVDVIFHFRAHDPIVLHRHCALNHTFVISGEHHLYHANGDLKEIRPTGSYTVSAADSTPHRECGGDGGTVVLFSIRGTSGVMYEILDDQQNLIAALGMAEFAALHEANQRQQAASG
- a CDS encoding 4Fe-4S binding protein; this translates as MALLCWVTATPLQANVEPRTQSVEQAVQALFPSATRIEPKQGEPPVYQAYQLDALLGYAFESTDYSSLQGFSGKPIRLLIGMTPSGKLTGVSVLEHHEPVFLHGLGEQPLFDFAAQYAGRNIATPILVGSAHGNAVEGDSLGYIDGVSKATVSVVILNETVLQSAMTVARALLPEFAQGPQAIARAELFQPLSWQQLLERGYVQHWILRRETVEQQLGHSLALYPDVAGDAQAPFSELYFAYLNAPSIGRNLLGETRFTQLMSELEANEQALLVMSRGSYTHVPPDFIPATAPSRLNLLQNGKAIELHDMNFNNGALLELINTPERDLHANIFRIKTHAAFNPLAPAALQLNVSLRRNPLIEQQSQFRQALTLDPTLFDIQAQVIAAKATPVWLRMWQQRAWQLCLLAAALTLLTVVFVKQRQISEHSRGFHWFRAGFLLFTLFFIGFYAQGQLSVVNIFTLLLALWHGFDLTVFLMDPVIFCLWVFTFASLFIWGRGLFCGWLCPFGALQEMVGWLAKRLKLRQWKISERMHQRLQWLKYLILIALLPTAFYSLTLAERLAEVEPFKTSITLLFVRSWPFVLYALLLLGLGLFVHKFYCRYVCPLGAGLAILGRLRLFSWLTRIDACGKPCQHCHNKCEIGAIKRSGAIDYEECIQCLECIVILNNQDQCVASISARKQAAKAQRAAAGQIIVSDWSPGR
- the ercA gene encoding alcohol dehydrogenase-like regulatory protein ErcA, encoding MSYDISQLRKFVTPEIIFGAGARKTVANYATTFGAKKVLLVSDPGVQAVGWVVDVEESLQAQGIDYVLFTQVSANPRTEEVMHGAEVYRAAGCNVIVAIGGGSPIDCAKAIGIAVAHDRHILEFEGVDTIRAPIPPLICIPTTAGTSADVSQFVIISDQQEKVKFSIISKAVVPDVSLIDPETTSTMDPFLSACTGVDAMVHAIEAFVSTGSGPMTDAHALEAMRLLNSNLVKMIQNPQDIALREQVMLGSLQAGLAFSNAILGAVHAMSHSLGGFLDLPHGLCNAILVEHVVAFNFDSAPDRFKVIAQTLGIDIRGLSTPQVKQRLVQHLIELKQAVGFQQTLAMHGVSNSDLRMLSLHAMDDPCILTNPRESSLADVEVVYAEAL